A genomic segment from Juglans regia cultivar Chandler chromosome 14, Walnut 2.0, whole genome shotgun sequence encodes:
- the LOC109010571 gene encoding probable glycerol-3-phosphate dehydrogenase [NAD(+)] 1, cytosolic has translation MAGFSEVMNHKDSNGSIVNSNGALEEKVDELRHLMGKAESDPLRIVGVGAGAWGSVFAAMLQDSYGHLRDKVQIRIWRRPGRSVDRATAEHLFEVINSREEVLRRLIRRCAYLKYVEARLGDRTLHADEILKDGFCLNMIDTPLCPLKVVTNLQEAVWDADIVVNGLPSTETREVFEEISRYWKERITPPVIISLAKGVEAELEPEPRIVTPTQMINRATGVPMENILYLGGPNIASEIYNKEYANARICGAEKWRRPLAKFLRQPHFVVWDNGDLVTHEVMGGLKNVYAIGAGMVAALTNESATSKSVYFAHCTSEMIFMTHLLAEEPEKLAGPLLADTYVTLLKGRNAWYGQKLAKGELSLEMGDSIQGKGMIQGVSAVKAFYELLCQSSLSVLHPEENKPVAPVELCPILKMLYKILITRECLCQAILQALRDETMNDPRDRIEIAQTHVFYRPSLLGYQP, from the exons ATGGCTGGATTCTCAGAAGTAATGAACCATAAGGATTCGAATGGGTCAATTGTGAATTCCAATGGTGCTTTAGAAGAGAAGGTCGATGAGCTTCGTCACCTTATGGGTAAAGCTGAGAGTGATCCGCTGAGGATAGTTGGTGTTGGGGCTGGTGCATGGGGTAGTGTTTTTGCAGCTATGTTGCAAGACAGTTATGGTCATTTAAGAGACAAGGTTCAGATTAGGATCTGGAGAAGACCTGGAAGATCTGTCGACAGAGCCACAGCCGAACACCTATTTGAAGTGATCAATTCGAGGGAGGAAGTGTTGAGGAGACTAATTAGGCGGTGCGCATACCTGAAGTATGTAGAGGCAAGATTAGGTGATCGAACACTTCATGCTGATGAGATTTTGAAAGACGGGTTTTGCCTGAATATGATCGATACCCCTCTCTGCCCTTTGAAGGTTGTCACTAACTTGCAGGAAGCTGTGTGGGATGCCGATATTGTGGTGAATGGCTTACCATCAACAGAGACCCGTGAGgtatttgaagaaattagtagGTATTGGAAAGAGAGAATTACACCACCGGTCATAATTTCTTTGGCAAAGGGTGTAGAGGCTGAATTGGAGCCCGAACCACGCATTGTAACTCCCACTCAAATGATCAATCGAGCTA CTGGTGTTCCCATGGAGAACATTCTTTATCTTGGAGGACCTAATATAGCATCTGAGATATATAACAAGGAATATGCTAATGCTCGAATATGTGGAGCTGAAAAGTGGAGAAGACCATTGGCAAAGTTTCTGAGGCAGCCCCACTTCGTAGTGTGGGACAATGGTGATCTTGTTACTCATGAAGTTATGGGAGGCTTAAAGAATGTCTATGCCATTGGAGCTG GAATGGTAGCAGCTCTAACCAACGAGAGTGCCACCAGCAAATCGGTATACTTCGCTCACTGTACAtcggaaatgatatttatgaccCATCTCTTGGCAGAAGAACCAGAGAAACTTGCTGGGCCTTTGTTGGCTGATACTTATGTGACACTGCTGAAAGGTCGTAATGCATGGTATGGACAAAAGTTGGCTAAGGGGGAATTAAGCCTCGAAATGGGTGATAGCATCCAGGGCAAAGGGATGATTCAG GGGGTCTCTGCTGTTAAAGCATTTTATGAGCTGCTCTGTCAGTCGAGCTTAAGTGTGCTGCATCCTGAAGAAAATAAGCCTGTTGCTCCAGTTGAGCTTTGCCCAATCCTAAAGATGTTGTATAAAATACTGATAACCAG GGAGTGTTTATGTCAAGCCATTCTGCAAGCATTAAGGGACGAGACAATGAATGATCCCCGTGACCGTATCGAGATCGCACAAACCCATGTTTTTTACAGGCCGTCTCTTCTTGGTTATCAGCCTTGA